The proteins below come from a single Microbulbifer sp. Q7 genomic window:
- a CDS encoding EamA family transporter, translating to MVISESVLFALVLLSALAHAVWNAVVKHSKEGFLQLAMIRSVGLLVGAALATQLPLPGKGALAFLAGGAFFQYLYFFLLSRSYRALDYGTAYPIARGVTPLMVATAALLFLDESLAPLQITGILLVTCGIFSLIMKELRVSGPGIFYSLGTGIAITGYTIVGAAGVRHVANPLSYVAWLEILSGGGVILAVLLTRPLKGLAFARAHFIRSSLSGVLATGGFGIALWATSMMPVAAVAATREVSILFASIISVVLLNERFSSRRIIAALIIFCGVGTLAFA from the coding sequence TTGGTAATATCGGAATCTGTTCTTTTTGCGCTGGTCCTGCTGTCTGCGCTTGCTCACGCCGTATGGAATGCGGTGGTCAAACACAGTAAAGAAGGTTTCCTGCAGCTGGCGATGATCCGCAGCGTAGGCCTGCTGGTCGGGGCGGCGCTCGCCACCCAGCTGCCATTACCGGGCAAGGGCGCCCTGGCGTTTCTCGCCGGAGGTGCCTTCTTCCAATATCTCTATTTTTTCCTGCTGTCGCGCTCTTACCGGGCTCTGGACTACGGTACCGCGTATCCCATCGCCCGCGGTGTTACACCATTGATGGTGGCAACTGCCGCGCTGTTGTTCCTGGATGAATCCCTCGCGCCACTGCAAATTACCGGCATCCTCCTGGTCACCTGCGGGATCTTTTCCCTGATCATGAAAGAGCTGCGTGTCAGTGGCCCCGGTATTTTCTATTCACTCGGTACCGGCATTGCCATTACCGGCTACACGATTGTTGGCGCCGCCGGCGTGCGCCATGTGGCCAACCCCCTCAGTTATGTGGCATGGCTTGAAATATTGTCCGGAGGCGGGGTGATTCTGGCGGTGCTGTTGACCCGTCCACTGAAGGGCCTGGCGTTTGCGCGCGCGCATTTCATCCGCAGCTCGCTGTCTGGAGTGCTGGCCACCGGGGGTTTTGGTATCGCCCTTTGGGCAACCTCGATGATGCCGGTGGCCGCGGTTGCGGCCACCCGCGAGGTGAGCATTCTTTTTGCCTCGATCATTTCTGTCGTGTTACTGAATGAACGATTTTCCTCGCGCAGGATCATTGCTGCATTGATAATTTTCTGTGGCGTTGGCACTCTGGCATTCGCATAA
- a CDS encoding acyl-CoA dehydrogenase, which yields MSSLRQKWITAPLLKWIKKVLPPISDTEREAMEAGEVWWDAQLLSGKPDWDQLLSMGAPELTEAEQAFIDGPVEELCQMVDDWKISYEDHDISPEIWEFLKKKGFFGIIIPEEFGGLGFSPSAHAQIVTKISTRSTSVGVTVMVPNSLGPGELLMAHGTDAQKKHYLPRLADGRDIPCFGLTSPEAGSDAAAMVDSGVVCYQEYKGEKTLGMRVNWHKRYITLGPVATVLGLAFKLYDPDHILGEEEELGITVALVPTDTPGVTIGQRHIPAMQAFMNGPNWGKDVFIPMDWIIGGQENIGHGWHMLMSALAAGRGISLPSLSTGGAKLAAQTTGAYAHIREQFGIPIGKFEGVQRRLAEIAAIAYVLDSAHKTTTRALDQGRKPAVISAIMKAHATYGLRQAINDAMDIHAGKAIIDGPLNYLGNVYRAVPVAITVEGANILTRSLMIFGQGAIRCHPYLLQVMEAATNPDEKAGLKELDAILPKHFLFQVKTFCRAVLHGWTGGLFASSPRGVGDAAKYYRQMNRYSAVLTLVTEISLMSLGGELKRKEMISARLGDVLSELFLMSSTLKRFYDDGSPAEDRPLLEFAMRAGFHNIEVSLIEVFHNFPIRFVGQIMHFLTMPWGHSIRAASDRQARACANLIMAPSETRDRLTKGVFMGNSGDGIDIVEQAFLSTHKTEAIREKMKTGGLRALNDDTIDEALSKKLISEEEAEQIRATYDLVNKAIQVDHFESLPSTSLEHGSSETLQ from the coding sequence ATGAGTAGCCTGCGCCAGAAGTGGATTACCGCGCCGCTGTTGAAATGGATCAAAAAGGTCTTGCCGCCAATTTCCGATACCGAGCGTGAAGCGATGGAGGCGGGCGAAGTGTGGTGGGATGCCCAGTTACTGTCGGGCAAGCCGGACTGGGACCAGTTACTGAGTATGGGCGCGCCGGAACTGACGGAGGCCGAACAGGCGTTTATTGACGGGCCGGTAGAAGAGCTCTGCCAGATGGTGGACGACTGGAAGATTTCCTATGAGGATCACGATATTTCGCCGGAGATCTGGGAGTTTCTCAAGAAAAAGGGCTTTTTCGGCATCATAATTCCCGAAGAGTTTGGTGGCCTTGGATTCTCTCCGTCGGCGCATGCGCAGATCGTTACCAAGATTTCCACTCGCAGCACCAGCGTCGGTGTCACGGTGATGGTGCCAAATTCTCTCGGGCCGGGCGAGTTGTTAATGGCGCACGGAACCGACGCGCAAAAGAAACATTATTTACCCAGGCTGGCCGATGGGCGTGACATTCCCTGTTTCGGTCTCACCAGCCCCGAGGCGGGGTCGGACGCCGCGGCAATGGTGGACAGCGGCGTGGTCTGCTATCAGGAATACAAGGGCGAAAAGACACTGGGCATGCGGGTAAACTGGCACAAGCGCTATATCACCCTGGGGCCGGTGGCCACCGTACTGGGGCTGGCGTTCAAGCTCTACGACCCGGATCATATCCTCGGCGAAGAGGAAGAGCTGGGGATCACCGTTGCGCTGGTACCCACCGATACCCCCGGGGTCACAATTGGGCAGCGCCACATACCCGCCATGCAGGCGTTCATGAATGGTCCCAACTGGGGTAAAGACGTCTTTATCCCGATGGACTGGATTATTGGTGGTCAGGAAAATATCGGTCACGGCTGGCACATGCTGATGAGTGCACTTGCTGCCGGTCGCGGGATCTCGTTGCCGTCACTGTCGACTGGCGGCGCCAAACTGGCCGCACAGACCACCGGTGCCTATGCCCACATTCGCGAGCAGTTCGGTATTCCCATCGGCAAGTTCGAGGGCGTGCAGCGTCGCCTGGCCGAGATTGCCGCGATCGCCTATGTGCTGGATTCGGCGCACAAGACCACCACCAGAGCGCTGGACCAGGGACGCAAGCCGGCAGTAATCTCGGCCATCATGAAAGCCCATGCGACCTATGGGCTCCGGCAGGCCATCAATGACGCCATGGACATTCATGCGGGCAAGGCCATTATTGATGGGCCGCTGAATTATCTGGGTAACGTGTATCGCGCAGTACCGGTGGCAATTACCGTGGAAGGCGCCAATATCCTGACCCGCAGCCTGATGATCTTTGGCCAGGGAGCGATCCGCTGCCACCCGTACCTCCTGCAGGTGATGGAAGCGGCCACCAATCCGGATGAAAAGGCCGGGCTCAAAGAGCTGGACGCGATCCTGCCGAAACACTTCTTATTCCAGGTGAAAACTTTCTGCCGCGCAGTACTGCATGGCTGGACCGGTGGTTTGTTCGCCAGCAGCCCGCGGGGTGTGGGCGACGCGGCGAAATACTATCGCCAGATGAACCGCTATTCTGCGGTGCTGACGCTGGTAACGGAAATCTCTCTCATGTCCCTTGGTGGCGAACTCAAGCGTAAGGAGATGATATCCGCACGGCTTGGCGACGTGTTGAGCGAGCTGTTCCTGATGAGTTCCACCCTGAAGCGCTTCTATGACGACGGCAGCCCGGCAGAAGATCGCCCGCTGCTGGAATTTGCCATGCGCGCGGGATTCCACAATATCGAAGTCAGCCTCATCGAGGTGTTCCATAACTTCCCCATTCGCTTTGTGGGGCAGATCATGCATTTCCTGACCATGCCGTGGGGGCACAGCATTCGTGCAGCCTCAGACCGCCAGGCCCGCGCCTGTGCCAATCTGATCATGGCACCATCGGAGACTCGGGACCGGCTCACCAAAGGAGTGTTCATGGGCAACAGCGGTGATGGTATCGACATTGTCGAGCAGGCTTTCCTGAGCACACACAAAACCGAAGCCATCCGGGAAAAAATGAAGACGGGTGGCTTGCGCGCACTCAACGACGACACCATCGACGAAGCGTTGTCGAAAAAGCTCATTTCAGAAGAGGAAGCAGAGCAGATTCGTGCGACCTACGACCTGGTCAATAAAGCTATTCAGGTCGATCACTTTGAGTCGTTGCCCAGCACATCGCTCGAGCATGGGTCTAGCGAAACGCTTCAATAA